The genomic region GAATGAATTTTTCCATCTTTATAATACTTTTTGTTGACCTCATAAATCTTACTAGCTTGATCGGAGGTAAACAGTTTTTGACTGTGTTCTCCAATCGTATGTTTCTTTTGCTCGTCTAAAAGTTCTTTGCTATAAATTGTTGCATTTTTGGCATCTTTATAAGTAGCGAAATCGCTATACGAATATCTTTGGATAACTGGACGAGCTTGAGTTATGCGTGGCAAAGAAGAATCAAAAATCCGACTCAATTGACGTTGAAGCGGTGGCGGTGAGTCGGTAGCTCTCGGTGCAAAGGAAATCTGTTCGAGTTGATGTCCTTTGGATTCGAGGTTCGCCCCCGTTTCGGTCTCATCTTGGGTGTTCGTTGGCGGGGGGAAAGGACGCGATCGCAATTGATTGGCGGGCGGTTGGAATGCGACGGACGGGCGGGATAGAAATTCTCTCGGCATCGTGTTTTCCTCGGCTGAACCATCTTCGTTCAAGGTAACCGTTCTCCTCGTCAATGGCGATAGTGAAATTTGCTCACTCATTGCACCTCAACAATCAAAGTGAAGCCCGCCCAAGCATAAAGATTCGGATATTTTTACTGCGTTGTCAACATCCCGGTTCGCAAGGCTTGCGCTCGATCGCGGGATTGTTGCCAATTTCGATCGAACTCGCGCATCAAAATTGCCGTGGAATCGTCGGGAACAGATCGCATTCTCTTTATAAATTCTCGTTATAAGTTGAAGGATCCTCGATGGTAAATTCCCGGCAAATTTTGACCGCCGACTGGGAAATTACTTTTAAAATAAAAATGCTAGATTTTAAAGAGACTGATTCGCTGGGAAAATCACTAATTTATGATGACGTTTAGGGAGGCGATCGCCGCCGATCGCGCGGCGATTATCGAGATTCACAATCAGAATGTGCGCGATCGCTACGGCGGGAACGATCGCGGTTTCCTGTTGACGACGATTAGTGAAGCGGAACTTTTAACCAAGATCGATGGCGGTACTCGCTATTTTACAGCGATCGACGAGGGCGATCGCGCGGTGGGCTTTTTAGCCCTTTCTCAACCGCAGATCCCCGTCGAATTTTTAGAAGAAGTGCTTGAGGATAGCGCGTATCAAACCCCTATTCTCAGCGACAGGCATTTTTATATTCAAACGGTTGCGACGCGCATCGATAGGATGGGACGAGGAATCGGTCAATTTATTTATCAATCTCTTTACCGAGAATTTCCCCATGCTTTTTTCACGGCGTTTATTGTCACTAAACCGATGAGTAACGATCGCTCGATCGCGTTTCACCAGAAACAAGGATTTCGGCAAATTGGTTGTCTGCGGCGCGATCGTTTTCTGGATTGGGAAAACTACGAAAGTCTTCTCATGTTTAAAGCGGTTGAGGGATAAAATAGGCTGAGGGAGGCGATCGCCCGACGCCTCACTTATACTTATTTTTGTGACTTAAGGCGATCGGCGATCCTCCTTTGCAGTCGCTACGCGATCGCCCGTACCCCGGGAAGCAAGCACGAGGAGTTGGCGATCGCGATTTTTCACTCTATTTTTTAATTATTGGTACGAAAGTTAAAAAAAAATAAACAAGTTTTAAATATTTTTTAAAAGATTGATAACGATCGCCCTCGCAGATGAGCTGTATTATTTCCGACTTAAAACTTTCTCTTTCCCGGCGATCGCCGGAGGAACGAAATCTAGATCGATCGCGACTTTCGCAACACAAGGGTTGAGTTAATATTTTCTTAAGAAAAACCCCTCGCAATGAGAGGGGGAGCAACTCCCTAAGTATTGTTACTGTGTGACAAAAATCACATAGGCGATGGCAGTTTGTCCTCAAAACCCTTGTATGGCAAAGGTTTGAACGGGGGCAGTCCGAATTTAGGACAGTGGAAAAATCGAGAAGATCGAAACCCTCAAGATCGTTCGCCTTAGCAAGGTTTGCAGGGAGACAATCCGTTTTTTTGCTGGCCGACCGGGGGCGATCGCTTGAATGTAATCCAGGTTACCTGAGTGGAGATGAAGTTAAGAAAGAATAAAAAAACTTCAGTCAAACGGACAATGGACTAAATTATAAATAGGCAGAAGCAACGGCTCGTTTATTCCTCAATAAATCCGTGTCATTACCAACGAGCTGAAGACGGTTGTAAAAACAACAAAGGAGTTGCTTAAATCGGCAAAGATTGCCCCGAAGTAATTGTTACTGAAACATGCAGCAGGTTTCGATCTGCATCCAAACCTGAGATTAAAGAATTTGTCTTGCGTCCCTAAGCGAACAAGATGCAGCCACCGATAAAGGTTTACAGATATGTCTAAAAGAACCTTCGCAACGTTAGACGGAAACGAAGCCGTCGCCCGCGTTGCCTACAAGCTCAACGAAGCGATCGCCATCTATCCGATTACCCCCTCCTCGCCGATGGGCGAATGGGCCGACGCTTGGATGTCCGAAGGGCGTCCGAACCTGTGGGGAACGGTTCCCAGCGTCGTCGAAATGCAAAGTGAAGGGGGTGCGGCAGGCGCCATCCACGGAGCATTACAAGCCGGGTCGTTAACCACGACTTTCACCGCCTCACAAGGCTTGTTATTGATGATCCCCAACTTGTACAAGATCGCTGGGGAACTCACCTGCGCGGTTCTGCACGTGGCTGCGCGATCGGTCGCCGCCCAAGCCCTCTCGATTTTCGGGGATCACAGCGACGTAATGGCCACTCGCGCCACCGGATGCGGCTTGTTATGTTCCGCGTCGGTACAGGAGGCCCACGATTTCGCCCTGATCGCCCAATCGGCGAGCTTAGAAGCGCGGGTACCGTTCATTCACTTTTTCGACGGGTTCCGAACCTCTCACGAAGTCCAAAAGATCGAACTGCTCGAAGAAAGTGACTTGCGATCGCTCATCAACGACGATCGCGTGTTAGAACACCGCCAACGGGGCTTAACCCCCGATCGCCCGGTCCTACGCGGTACCGCCCAAAACCCCGACGTGTTCTTCCAAGCCCGGGAAAGCGTCAATCCCTTCTATAGTCAATGCCCGGATCTCGTCCAGGCGGCGATGGACAAATTCGCCGAACTCACCGGGCGTCGCTACCAACTGTTTGAATATCACGGCGCCCCCGATGCCGAGCGCGTCGTCATCCTGATGGGATCGGGCTGCGAAACCGCCCACGAAACCATCGACGCGCTCAACGCCGCCGGGGAAAAAGTCGGCGCGATCAAAGTGCGCCTCTACCGTCCTCTCGACATGAAACGGCTGGTCGCCGCCCTACCGAAGACGGTCAAGGCGATCGCCGTTCTCGATCGCACCAAAGAACCCGGATCCAGTGGCGAACCGTTGTATCTCGACGTGATTACCGCCTTACACGAAGAATGGACCGGGGAGAGCCTGCCTAAAGTGGTCGGCGGACGCTACGGCTTGTCCTCGAAAGAGTTCAACCCGGCTATGGTCAAAGGGGTGCTCGACAACCTCAGCCAAGCCCAACCGAAAAACCACTTCACCATCGGCATCAACGACGACCTCACCCAGACCTCCTTACCCTACGATCCGGCCTTTTCGACCGAACCGGATAACGTGGTGCGCGCCATGTTCTACGGGTTGGGGGCCGATGGTACCGTCGGTGCGAACAAAAACTCGATCAAAATTATCGGCGAAGATACGGACAACTACGCCCAAGGATATTT from Oxynema aestuarii AP17 harbors:
- a CDS encoding CHAT domain-containing protein; amino-acid sequence: MRSVPDDSTAILMREFDRNWQQSRDRAQALRTGMLTTQ
- a CDS encoding GNAT family N-acetyltransferase, which produces MMTFREAIAADRAAIIEIHNQNVRDRYGGNDRGFLLTTISEAELLTKIDGGTRYFTAIDEGDRAVGFLALSQPQIPVEFLEEVLEDSAYQTPILSDRHFYIQTVATRIDRMGRGIGQFIYQSLYREFPHAFFTAFIVTKPMSNDRSIAFHQKQGFRQIGCLRRDRFLDWENYESLLMFKAVEG